The proteins below are encoded in one region of Triticum aestivum cultivar Chinese Spring chromosome 1B, IWGSC CS RefSeq v2.1, whole genome shotgun sequence:
- the LOC123139696 gene encoding regulator of MON1-CCZ1 complex: MQGGLSSPGALSHAYVQHPPLRCDIPDIKGLFYDDANKFLVAPTADRILYWKIAASTQSGPPNSDPINEGPILSVRFSLDQKAIGIQRSSHEVEFRNRETGEGCSKKCRADSDTILGFFWTDCPTCDVIIIKTSGLDLLVYEPQSNALRLVESKKCSATWYLYTHESRLLLLASGMQCTLFTGYQFSAGGIVKLPKFEMVMSKSEANNKPVLAAADVHIVTVYGRIYCLQLDRVGMALNLYRFYRDAVVQQGTLPVYSSRIAVSAVDNIIMVHQIDAKVVILYDVFMDSYAPISAPLPLLVRGLASNSKQAAQPADQQSSAYGGTLYGEGWNFLIPDLICDAENGLLWKLHLDLEAIAASTSDAPSILEFLQRRKSDLSMVKTLSLAIVRTTILERRPITLVAKAMDIILDSYSRSMKMVGGAAGVRRTSEQNQQSSFQPVEDSRVVSQEPPGTMIGPVINTDSVSGVESRQSQSNSGVEHGIANLAAHVDRSSLNTSSDSDGIANTSRAVSQATSSSLISDATGKRPQFVGEDSQPLASGTSMQHGTHVASVAISPIEMVQSVFVLVEDEMMGDPAYLIAVIMEFLRSLSKAGLKAPPDLYVMMTALLACSNRYAEIALFVSNKILEPSRELAMQLIELGRQHSLTRKLGVDMLRERCLHHDYVAALLQDGYYLEALRYARKYKVITVQPSLFLEEAVAKNSTPNLAAVLSFFAELTPSFKTTSDYSRYRHILSEMV, encoded by the exons ATGCAAGGAGGTTTGAGCAGCCCTGGTGCGCTCTCTCATGCTTATGTACAACATCCTCCGCTACGGTGTGACATTCCAGATATTAAGGGGCTATTCTATGATGATGCGAATAAGTTTCTTGTAGCCCCAACAGCTGATCGG ATATTATACTGGAAGATAGCTGCATCTACTCAATCTGGACCTCCAAACTCTGATCCAATTAATGAAGGCCCCATCTTATCAGTTCGATTTTCTCTGGATCAGAAAGCCATAGGGATTCAGCGATCCAGTCATGAGGTCGAGTTTAGAAATAGAGAAACAGGGGAAGGCTGTAGTAAGAAGTGCAGAGCAGATTCTGATACCATACTGGGATTTTTCTGGACCGACTGTCCCACTTGTGATGTCATAATTATAAAAACAAG TGGGTTAGATCTGCTTGTCTATGAGCCTCAGTCAAATGCTCTTCGGTTAGTGGAGTCAAAAAAGTGCAGTGCCACCTGGTATCTTTACACTCACGAAAGCAGGTTGCTTCTTCTTGCATCTGGAATGCAATGTACGCTGTTCACTGGATATCAG TTTTCTGCTGGTGGGATCGTCAAATTGCCTAAGTTTGAGATGGTGATGTCTAAATCCGAAGCAAATAACAAGCCTGTCCTAGCTGCTGCTGATGTTCACATTGTAACAGT GTATGGTAGGATTTACTGCTTGCAGCTGGATAGAGTCGGCATGGCATTGAACCTGTACCGGTTCTACCGTGATGCTGTTGTACAACAG GGTACTCTCCCAGTATATTCAAGCAGAATTGCAGTTAGTGCAGTTGACAATATAATCATGGTCCATCAAATTGATGCAAAAGTTGTGATACTTTACGATGTATTTATGGATTCTTACGCACCAATATCTGCACCACTTCCACTGCTTGTGAGAGGACTGGCCAGCAATAGTAagcaagcagcacaacctgcaGATCAGCAATCAAGTGCATATGGCGGGACTTTATATGGAGAAGGTTGGAACTTTCTCATTCCTGACCTCATCTGTGATGCTGAGAATGGGCTACTCTGGAAACTTCATTTAGATCTGGAG GCTATTGCTGCTAGTACTTCTGATGCTCCTTCGATTTTGGAATTCCTTCAGAGACGAAAGTCTGACCTGAGTATG GTTAAGACACTAAGCCTTGCTATAGTTCGAACAACCATCTTGGAAAGGAGGCCAATAACTTTGGTTGcaaaggcaatggatatcattcttGATTCATACTCTCGTTCGATGAAAATGGtaggcggtgctgctggggttagGAGGACGTCTGAGCAAAACCAACAGTCAAGTTTTCAGCCTGTTGAGGACTCCCGTGTGGTTTCTCAGGAACCTCCTGGAACCATGATTGGACCTGTTATCAACACTGATTCAGTAAGTGGGGTTGAGAGTAGACAGTCACAGTCAAATTCAGGAGTTGAGCATGGAATTGCTAACCTGGCAGCACATGTAGATAGGTCATCTTTAAACACATCCTCTGATTCTGACGGTATTGCCAATACATCGAGAGCGGTAAGTCAGGCAACATCAAGCTCCCTGATATCTGACGCCACTGGCAAAAGACCGCAGTTTGTAGGCGAGGATAGCCAACCATTGGCTTCTGGTACATCAATGCAGCATGGAACACATGTTGCTAGTGTGGCAATTTCACCAATTGAAATGGTCCAGTCCGTCTTTGTGCTTGTTGAAGATGAAATGATGGGTGATCCTGCATACCTTATTGCTGTCATCATGGAGTTTTTACGAAG CCTGTCAAAAGCTGGGCTGAAGGCTCCTCCTGACCTTTATGTCATGATGACTGCTTTGCTGGCCTGCAGCAACCGTTATGCTGAAATAGCACTGTTTGTATCGAACAAG ATCCTAGAGCCGTCCAGGGAACTCGCAATGCAGCTCATTGAACTGGGTCGACAGCATTCACTGACAAGGAAGCTGGGAGTCGACATGCTCCGGGAGAGGTGCCTGCACCATGACTACGTGGCTGCATTACTCCAAGACGGGTACTACCTGGAGGCTCTACGCTATGCTCGAAAATACAAG GTTATCACCGTGCAGCCTTCCCTGTTTTTGGAGGAAGCCGTGGCCAAGAACAGCACGCCAAACCTTGCCGCCGTGCTGAGCTTTTTTGCTGAGCTCACGCCGAGCTTCAAGACGACGTCGGACTATAGCAGATATCGGCACATACTGTCGGAAATGGTCTGA